From the Gymnogyps californianus isolate 813 chromosome 2, ASM1813914v2, whole genome shotgun sequence genome, one window contains:
- the SLC9A3 gene encoding sodium/hydrogen exchanger 3, which yields MRQVSGVGFLLGLMVLPAALGQRSSGSPINSSHPQSFAIVSFKWEHVKDPYIITLWILVASLAKIVFHLSHKVTRVVPESALLIVLGLFLGGIVWAADHIASFALTPTVFFFYLLPPIVLDAGYFMPNRLFFGNLGSILLYAVIGTVWNAATTGLSLYGVYRTGIMGHLNSGLLDFLLFGSLIAAVDPVAVLAVFEEVHVNEVLFIIVFGESLLNDAVTVVLYNVFESFVTIGPENVTGIECVKGIVSFFVVSLGGTLVGIFFAFLLSLVSRFTKHVRIIEPGFVFIISYLSYLTAEMLSLSAILAITFCGICCQKYVKANISEQSSTTVRYTMKMMASGAETIIFMFLGISAVNPEIWTWNTAFILLTLVFISVYRVIGVVLQTWILNHYRMVQLEIIDQVVMSYGGLRGAVAFALVVLLDVDKVKEKNLFVSTTIIVVFFTVIFQGLTIKPLVQWLKVKKTEHREPKLNEKLHGRAFDHILSAIEDISGQIGHNYLRDKWSNFDRKFLSKVLMRRSAQKSRDQILNVFHELNLKDAISYVAEGERRGSLAFIRSPSTDNMVNVDFSTPRPSTVESSVSYLLREKAGPVCLDMQALEQRRKSIRDTEDTIAHHTLQQYLYKPRQEHKHLYSRHEIMHSEDEKQDKEIFHRTMRKRLESFKSTKLGINHSKKLNKIHKRDRGQKRRNSSVIPNGKIPSENPVQDFTFKEKDLEFSESEENNDYETLHLGKGVDFLANVTKQNFTDTPTGIDNPVFSADDDQSIYMKFSPWLSNEDTVVPSQRARVQIPYSPNNFRRLTPFRLSNKSIDSFLLADGPEDRPRSFLPESTHM from the exons TTTTCCACTTGTCCCACAAAGTCACTCGGGTGGTTCCAGAGAGCGCTTTGCTGATTGTTCTTGGTCTCTTCCTTGGTGGCATTGTATGGGCAGCAGATCACATTGCCTCCTTCGCCCTTACACCGACggtatttttcttctatctgCTGCCCCCCATTGTTTTGGATGCTGGATATTTTATGCCAAATAGATTGTTCTTTGGAAATCTTGGTTCCATCCTTTTGTATGCTGTCATTGGGACAGTCTGGAATGCTGCCACAACCGGCTTATCTCTCTATGGTGTCTATCGGACAGGAATAATGG gCCACCTGAATAGTGGACTGCTGGACTTCCTCCTGTTTGGCAGCTTAATTGCCGCTGTGGATCCTGTAGCTGTTCTGGCAGTGTTTGAAGAAGTCCATGTCAACGAAGTTCTATTCATCATTGTTTTTGGAGAATCACTTCTGAATGATGCTGTAACTGTG GTGCTGTACAATGTGTTTGAATCTTTTGTTACAATAGGTCCAGAGAATGTGACGGGGATTGAATGTGTCAAAGGCATAG tgtcatTCTTCGTGGTGAGCCTGGGTGGGACACTGGTtggcattttctttgcattcctGCTCTCATTGGTCAGTCGTTTCACCAAGCACGTGAGAATCATTGAACCTGGATTTGTGTTTATCATTTCCTACCTGTCCTACCTCACAGCAGagatgctttctctttctgctatCCTTGC gataacTTTCTGTGGCATCTGCTGTCAGAAATATGTCAAGGCTAACATATCTGAACAATCTTCTACAACTGTAAGATATACCATGAAAATGATGGCCAGTGGAGCAGAAACTATTATCTTCATGTTCCTGGGAATTTCAGCTGTAAATCCAGAAATCTGGACTTGGAATACAGCTTTTATTCTGTTGACTCTGGTCTTCATCTCAGTATATAGAGTTATTG GTGTAGTTTTACAGACATGGATTCTTAACCACTACAGAATGGTCCAGTTGGAGATAATAGACCAGGTGGTGATGTCATATGGCGGACTACGTGGAGCGGTTGCTTTTGCTCTGGTTGTACTTCTGGATGTGGacaaagtgaaagagaaaaacctgtTTGTCAGCACAACTATCATTGTTGtgttttttactgttattttccaG GGACTGACTATCAAGCCTTTGGTACAGTGGctgaaagtgaagaaaactgaacacagaGAGCCAAAACTGAATGAGAAACTTCATGGCAGA GCCTTTGATCACATTCTTTCTGCTATAGAAGACATTTCTGGACAAATAGGACATAATTATCTGAGAGACAA GTGGTCCAATTTTGATAGGAAATTCCTCAGTAAAGTACTGATGAGAAGGTCTGCTCAAAAATCAAGAGACCAGATCCTTAATGTTTTCCATGAACTCAACTTGAAGGATGCAATTAGCTATGTGGCTGAG GGAGAACGTAGAGGTTCCTTGGCATTTATACGTTCTCCAAGTACAGACAACATGGTAAATGTGGATTTCAGCACGCCACGCCCAAGTACTGTGGAAAGCTCTGTCTCTTATTTACT gagagaaaaagctgGACCAGTTTGCCTTGACATGCAAGCTTtagagcagaggaggaaaagtatCCGGGACACAGAAGACACAATTGCTCATCACACCCTACAACAGTACCTGTATAAACCCAGGCAGGAG CACAAACACCTGTACAGTCGACATGAGATCATGCACAGTGAAGATGAGAAACAAGACAAGGAGATTTTCCATAGGACAATGAGGAAGCGCTTAGAATCTTTCAAGAGTACCAAACTAGGAATAAACCATTCCAAGAAGCTCAATAAAATCCACAAGCGAGACCGGGGCCAAAAAAGG cgAAACAGCAGTGTCAtaccaaatggaaaaataccttCAGAAAATCCAGTACAAGATTTTACTTTcaaggaaaaag atttggaGTTTTctgaatcagaagaaaataatgattatgAAACTTTGCATCTAGGCAAAGGAGTTGATTTCCTGGCTAATGTGACGAAGCAAAATTTCACAGATACTCCTACTG GAATTGATAACCCAGTATTTTCAGCTGATGATGATCAAAGCATCTACATGAAGTTCTCACCATGGTTATCTAATGAAGATACTGTGGTACCATCACAAAGGGCCCGAGTGCAGATCCCATATTCTCCAAACAACTTCAGACGGCTCACTCCATTCCGGCTCAGCAATAAATCAATAGATTCCTTCCTGCTAGCAGATGGCCCAGAGGACCGACCCAGATCTTTTCTCCCAGAATCAACAcatatgtaa